A genomic segment from Frateuria edaphi encodes:
- a CDS encoding DUF2058 domain-containing protein, with protein sequence MRNPLQEQLLKAGLVNKAKVNQVAREQSKQRQGKAPAAPTAEQVEAQRLQAERAERDRALAAERNAQSRAAEQKAQARQMIDTHKVERGGDITYRFTDGNHIASVLVDQRLRAQLASGALVIVRYGEGYELVPRAAADRIRDRDPQLIALDHGRAEPAAPAGEDDAYYQQFPVPDDLIW encoded by the coding sequence ATGCGCAATCCCCTGCAAGAACAACTGCTGAAGGCCGGCCTGGTCAACAAGGCCAAGGTCAACCAGGTAGCGCGCGAACAGTCGAAACAGCGGCAAGGCAAGGCACCGGCGGCCCCCACCGCCGAGCAGGTCGAGGCGCAACGGCTGCAGGCCGAGCGTGCCGAGCGCGACCGTGCTCTGGCGGCCGAGCGGAATGCCCAGTCGCGTGCCGCCGAGCAGAAGGCCCAGGCGCGCCAGATGATCGACACGCACAAGGTCGAACGCGGCGGCGACATCACCTATCGCTTCACCGACGGCAACCACATCGCCAGCGTGCTGGTCGACCAGCGGCTGCGCGCGCAGCTGGCCAGCGGCGCGCTCGTGATCGTGCGCTACGGCGAAGGCTACGAGCTGGTCCCGCGCGCTGCAGCCGACCGGATCCGCGACCGTGACCCGCAGCTGATCGCGCTCGACCACGGTCGCGCGGAACCCGCGGCTCCCGCGGGCGAGGACGACGCCTACTACCAGCAGTTCCCGGTGCCTGACGACCTCATCTGGTGA
- a CDS encoding helix-turn-helix domain-containing protein — protein sequence MPANRTVAHPPLGVLLREWRAARRLSQLDLALAAEVSTRHLSCIETGKARAGREALARMAAVLDMPLRERNALWLAAGYAPECPEHALATPALERMRQAVELILAQQEPYPAFVLDREWNVLMANGAAMRVNRWLMDGRESRHANLLHQVFDPEDFRGVIVNWSEVAEKFLHHLHAQIAAAPTDPLPRRMLDSVSAYPDVPTLGRVHAGRPLDPVLTLVFRHREGELRFFETITTFSMPRDVTLEELRVECAFPADEFTSRVCRQLAADEAPRPAS from the coding sequence ATGCCCGCCAACCGCACGGTCGCGCATCCCCCGCTTGGCGTGCTGCTGCGCGAGTGGCGCGCGGCGCGCAGGCTCAGCCAGCTCGATCTGGCGCTGGCGGCGGAGGTGTCGACGCGGCACCTGAGCTGCATCGAGACCGGCAAGGCACGGGCCGGTCGGGAGGCGCTGGCGCGCATGGCGGCCGTGCTGGACATGCCGCTGCGCGAGCGCAACGCGCTGTGGCTCGCGGCCGGCTATGCGCCCGAGTGTCCCGAGCACGCGTTGGCGACGCCCGCGCTGGAGCGCATGCGCCAGGCGGTGGAGCTGATCCTGGCGCAGCAGGAACCGTACCCGGCTTTCGTGCTGGACCGGGAGTGGAACGTGTTGATGGCGAATGGCGCCGCGATGCGGGTCAACCGATGGCTCATGGACGGGCGGGAAAGCCGCCACGCCAACCTGTTGCATCAAGTGTTCGACCCGGAGGATTTCCGCGGCGTGATCGTCAACTGGTCGGAAGTGGCGGAGAAGTTCCTGCACCATCTGCATGCGCAGATCGCCGCGGCCCCCACCGATCCGCTGCCGCGCCGGATGCTCGACAGCGTGTCGGCTTATCCGGACGTGCCCACGCTCGGCCGGGTGCATGCGGGCAGGCCGCTCGATCCGGTACTCACGCTCGTCTTTCGCCATCGCGAAGGCGAGCTGCGCTTCTTCGAAACGATCACCACGTTTTCGATGCCGCGCGACGTGACGCTGGAGGAACTGCGGGTCGAGTGCGCGTTCCCCGCCGACGAGTTCACTTCCCGGGTATGCCGTCAGCTGGCGGCGGACGAGGCGCCTCGACCGGCTTCATGA
- a CDS encoding DUF1579 family protein, with amino-acid sequence MRERSRFPLSITPAVAAAILLACGPAHGQASPDASTRAREPSPAVASTARADSGPELQRLNALAGHWTVRQSMWTDPAKPPAIDVGEATLTPVLGGRHLRQDLRIDSPAGAFRGLGYLGYDLATRRYDSLWMDVNFTGMILAHGSYDPSRRTYELTGAMPDPHHAGATLPLREVMRVPDADHFTYEYYEHHDGREMLAVRLEYTRR; translated from the coding sequence ATGCGCGAGCGCTCCCGGTTTCCGCTTTCCATTACTCCCGCCGTCGCGGCCGCAATCCTGCTGGCCTGCGGTCCCGCCCATGGACAGGCTTCGCCCGACGCATCGACGCGTGCGCGCGAACCGTCGCCGGCCGTCGCATCGACCGCGCGGGCAGACTCCGGTCCCGAACTGCAGAGGCTGAACGCGCTGGCGGGGCATTGGACGGTCAGGCAATCGATGTGGACCGACCCGGCCAAGCCGCCGGCGATCGACGTGGGCGAGGCCACGCTCACGCCGGTGCTGGGCGGACGGCACCTGCGCCAGGACTTGCGCATCGACTCGCCGGCCGGTGCTTTCCGGGGCCTGGGCTACCTGGGCTACGACCTCGCCACGCGCCGTTACGACAGCCTCTGGATGGACGTAAATTTCACCGGAATGATCCTGGCGCATGGGTCCTACGATCCGTCGCGGCGCACCTACGAGTTGACCGGCGCCATGCCCGATCCGCACCACGCCGGCGCGACCCTCCCGCTGCGCGAAGTCATGCGCGTGCCGGACGCCGACCACTTCACCTACGAGTACTACGAGCACCACGACGGACGGGAAATGCTGGCCGTGCGGCTGGAGTACACGCGAAGGTGA
- a CDS encoding LysR family transcriptional regulator, giving the protein MEWSDLRVFLAIAREGTLGAAARKLGQTQPTMGRRLTALEHAVGHRLFQRTRSGFVLTDEGAAVLPHAERMEEEALALQRQLTGQEKQLDGMLRITASDWFAEYLLAPVLAEFSQRHPRVVIELLTDSRFFSLSRREADLAFRIQPFDEPDIVSRKLLRMPYGVYAAAGHPVAHAGDGAGVGLITMDTAFSDMPDVAWLQRMLPNASVLFRSNARAVQARMCLRGAGLAVLPCPLGDALDGLRRIDLGEEPPARDTWIGYHRDMRRLARLRALLDIVIARLAD; this is encoded by the coding sequence ATGGAATGGAGCGACCTGCGCGTTTTCCTGGCCATCGCGCGCGAAGGCACGCTCGGTGCTGCCGCGCGCAAGCTGGGACAAACCCAGCCGACCATGGGCCGTCGGCTGACGGCCCTGGAGCACGCGGTCGGGCACCGCTTGTTCCAGCGGACCAGGAGCGGCTTCGTGCTGACCGACGAAGGCGCCGCCGTTCTTCCTCATGCCGAGCGCATGGAGGAGGAGGCGCTCGCCCTGCAGCGACAACTCACCGGGCAGGAAAAGCAGCTGGACGGCATGCTGCGGATCACCGCTTCGGACTGGTTCGCCGAGTACCTGCTGGCACCCGTCCTCGCCGAATTTTCCCAGCGCCACCCGCGCGTGGTGATCGAGTTGCTCACCGACTCGCGCTTCTTCAGCCTCTCGCGCCGCGAGGCCGACCTGGCTTTTCGCATCCAGCCCTTCGACGAACCGGACATCGTCTCGCGCAAATTGCTGCGCATGCCCTACGGCGTCTACGCGGCCGCGGGCCATCCGGTGGCTCATGCCGGCGACGGCGCAGGCGTGGGCCTGATCACGATGGATACCGCCTTCAGCGACATGCCGGACGTCGCCTGGCTGCAGCGGATGCTCCCCAACGCGAGCGTTCTCTTCCGCAGCAATGCGCGCGCCGTGCAGGCGCGCATGTGCCTGCGCGGCGCTGGCCTCGCGGTGCTGCCCTGCCCGCTCGGCGATGCGCTCGACGGCTTGCGGCGCATCGATCTCGGCGAGGAGCCGCCCGCCCGCGACACCTGGATCGGCTACCACCGTGACATGCGCCGGCTGGCCCGGTTGCGGGCGCTGCTCGACATCGTGATTGCGCGCCTCGCGGATTGA
- a CDS encoding zinc-dependent alcohol dehydrogenase family protein produces MTTSPTMQAAVLESHGAPFRLASIARPVPQAGQVLVRIMASGINPLDLKIRAGAAEHARHPLPAILGIDLAGIVAATGPGVTGFRVGDEVYGMTGGVGGVQGSLAEYAAVDADLLALKPAHFSMREAASLPLVFITAWEGLVDRARVRAGQTVLVQGGAGGVGSMAVQIARAFDAQVFAIEGPAHADIVRQLGATPIDYTQMQVEDYVAVHTAGRGFDVVFDTAGGASLDASFKAVARFGHVVSSLGWGTHALAPLSFRAATYSGVFTLLPLLTGEGRAHHGDILREATCLAEAGRVRPRLDARTFDLATLDDAYALIEQRQALGKVVVDIDG; encoded by the coding sequence ATGACCACGTCTCCCACCATGCAAGCCGCCGTGCTGGAAAGCCATGGCGCTCCATTCCGGTTGGCCTCCATCGCCCGTCCCGTGCCGCAGGCGGGACAGGTGCTGGTGCGAATCATGGCCAGCGGCATCAATCCGCTGGATTTGAAGATCCGCGCCGGAGCCGCCGAGCATGCACGTCACCCGCTGCCTGCGATCCTGGGTATCGATCTGGCGGGCATCGTGGCCGCCACCGGGCCGGGCGTCACCGGCTTCCGCGTCGGCGACGAGGTGTACGGCATGACCGGCGGCGTGGGTGGCGTGCAGGGTTCGCTGGCCGAATATGCCGCGGTGGACGCGGACCTGCTCGCGTTGAAGCCGGCGCATTTCAGCATGCGCGAGGCGGCGTCGCTGCCGCTGGTGTTCATCACCGCCTGGGAAGGGCTGGTCGATCGCGCCCGCGTCAGGGCAGGCCAGACCGTACTGGTACAGGGCGGGGCTGGCGGCGTGGGAAGCATGGCCGTCCAGATCGCGCGTGCCTTCGACGCGCAGGTCTTCGCCATCGAGGGGCCCGCGCATGCCGACATCGTTCGCCAGCTTGGCGCCACGCCGATCGACTACACGCAAATGCAGGTCGAGGACTATGTGGCCGTCCATACCGCGGGGCGCGGTTTCGACGTGGTGTTCGATACCGCCGGCGGCGCGAGCCTGGACGCCTCCTTCAAGGCGGTCGCACGGTTCGGCCACGTGGTCAGTTCCCTCGGATGGGGCACCCACGCGCTGGCGCCGCTCTCGTTCCGGGCGGCGACCTATTCGGGCGTGTTCACCCTGTTGCCGCTGCTGACAGGCGAAGGCAGGGCGCACCACGGCGACATCCTGCGCGAAGCGACCTGCCTAGCCGAGGCCGGGCGGGTCAGGCCGCGGCTGGACGCCCGGACGTTCGACCTGGCGACATTGGACGATGCCTATGCGCTGATCGAGCAACGGCAGGCGCTGGGCAAGGTCGTGGTAGACATCGACGGGTGA